The segment GACCATGGCGGTGATGGGTGCGGCGGTCGCGACCGCCATGAACAGCACGCCCACCAGCCCGACGGCGTTCGGCTTGAGGCGTTGAATGGGGTTGGTGCCCGTAGGGGCGGGTGGATCGATGATTTCGCTCATTGAATCCCAATCTGAGGGCCAAACCAGACAGTTATTTGGTCTGGTTTTGAAGAGTCACCGGCTTCGGTACCGGTGACGGAATGCGACGTCGGCAATTGTTACCCCGCTCAGATTCGTTGGTCAACTGGAGATTTTAACTGTGAGCTTGCTGTGTTTCGGCGGTGTTTCGCACCGGAGCATATTGCAACGCTGACGTAAAAATCGGCGATTTGGTCTGTTTTGGCCCTCTCTTTGGTACACACTGGTCGGCATGCCGGGATTACCTTCTGACCACGAGAGCTTCGCCCGCGCGGCGCTACCCGCCTACGGTCGCGCCGCGGACACCGAGCTCCGGCTGCTGAGCCTGTCGGAAAATGCCACCTACCTGGTCGGCGGCGACGAACCGTTCGTGCTGCGGGTGCACCGGCCCGACTACCACTCCAGGCAGGCGATCGAGTCCGAGCTCGCCTGGATGTCCGCCCTGCGCCACCAGACGTCGGTCCGCACCCCCGAGCTGGTGACCGCGCGTAGCGGGGAGAAGGTCGTCACCGCCGCGGTCGGAGACCGGACGCTGCATGTCGACGCCGTCAGCCATATCGCCGGGTGCACCGCCGAGGATGCCACCGATATCGTCGGGTTCGCCGACCTCGGTGAACTCGCCGCCCAGATGCACGAACATGCGTTGGCATGGCCGCAGCCGAGCGGGTTCACCCGATTCCGGTGGGATGTGGACACCATGGTCGGCCCCGCCGGACGATGGGGAGACTGGCGTGCGGCGGCGGGCTTGACCCGCACCGAGCAGGAGACGATCGAGCGGGCACTGTCCGTCCTCGCGCAGCGGCTCGACGAGTTCGGCACCGGCCCGGACCGATTCGGGTTGGTGCACGCCGACCTGCGACTGGCCAACCTGATGGTCGATCCGAACACCCCCGGCTCCGGTATCACCGTGATCGACTTCGACGACTGCGGCTGGTCCTGGCACCTGGCCGATCTCGGCGCCGTGGTGTCCTTCATCGAGGACACCCCGGTGGCCGAGACCATCGTCGAACAATGGTTGCGCGGGTATCAGAACGTGCGCACCCTGCCGGGCGACCACCAGGCCCTGATATCGACCTTCGTGATGCTGCGCCGCATCCAGCTGACGGCCTGGATCGCCTCGCACGCCGACGCCGACGCCGCAACCACCATAGGACCCGAATTTGTCAGTGGCACAGCCCAACTGGCGCAGCGCTACCTTACCGACGCATCGTGGATGAGCTGAGAGGAACACCAATGTTCGACCTAGTGGGACGTTCGGTCCTGGTGACCGGCGGGAGCAAGGGAATCGGGCGGGGCATCGCCTCGGTGTTCGCCCGCGCGGGAGCCAATGTCGCGATCGCCGCGCGCTCGGCAGGCAGTCTGGACGAGGCCGTCGCCGAGGTGGACGATCTCGGCGACGGCACGGTGATCGGGGTACGGGTCGATGTCAGCGACCGCGGGTCCTGCGACGAGATGGCCGCCGCCGCCGTCGAGGCCTTCGGCGGGCTGGATGTGTTGTGCGCCAATGCCGGCATCTTCCCCGACGCACCGCTGGCCACCATGACACCCGCGCAGCTCGACGAAATCATGGGCATCAACGTGCACGGGACGTTCTTCGCGGTGCAGGCCTGCCTGGACGCGTTGACCGCGTCGGGGACGGGACGGATCGTGCTGACCTCCTCGATCACCGGACCCATCACCGGTTACCCCGGGTGGTCGCATTACGGCGCCACCAAGGCCGCCCAACTGGGTTTCATGCGGACCGCCGCGATCGAGCTGGCACCTCACGGGATCACCGTCAATGCCATCCTGCCGGGCAACATCCTGACCGAGGGCCTGCTCGACAACGGCGAGGACTACCTCGCGAGCATGGCCCGATCGATTCCCGCCGGCGCGCTGGGCACCCCGGAGGACATCGGCCATCTCGCGGCATTCCTGGCCACCAGGGAGGCCGCCTACATCACCGGTCAGGCCATCGCGGTGGACGGTGGCCAGGTGCTACCCGAGTCCCTGGATGCGATCATCACCTGATCATGGAGGAAACACCGGGGGGTGCGGTCGCAGAGGATGTACGCCGGCGGATTCTGTCCATGCTGTCCAGCGGTGCGCTGCGCCCGGGCTCCCGGCTGGGCACCGAACGGGAGATGGCCGAGCAGTTCGCGGTGTCCCGCGCGACGCTGCGCAGCGCACTGCTGCCGTTGAGTCAGGCCGGCGTGCTGGAGCGACGCACCGGTCGGGCCGGAGGAACCTTCATCCGTGCAGATGTGGTGCAGCGCAACGCCGCCGAGCGGGCCGGACTGCCGGCACTACTGCAGGACGGCGGTCACACCAGCCATACCAAGGTACTGGCCACCGACACCAGACCGGCGACCGACGCGGAATCCACCGCACTGAGCATCCCCGAGAACGCGCCGGTCGTCGTGATCCGTCGGCTGCGCTACGCCGACGGGGTGCCGCTGTCGGTCGACATGTCCTGTTTCAGCGCCGACCAGGTCGGCGATCTGCTCGAGCAGCCGCTGGGCGGGTCGCTCTACGAGCTGCTGCGGATCCGCTACGGACTGGTGCCCGCCGAGACCGACGAGACCATTGAGGTCGTCAGCGCCAGCCCGCGGGAGGCGCAATGGCTGGGCATCGCCCAGCGCAAACCGTTGCTCGCCATCACCCGGGTGGCCCGCTGCGAAGCGGGCAGACCGTTCGAGTACGCCTACGACCTGTTCCGCGCGGACCGGGTCCGACTCACCGCGTCCAGCAGCACCGGGATCACGCTAGCGTGCGCAACCGTGGCTCCAGATCCCGTTTGAACAGCTCCAGGAATCGGCGCTGGTCATGGCCGGGCGCGTGGAACACCAGATGATTGAGGCCCCAGTCGACATAGTCCTTGACCTTGGCGACCGCCTCGTCGGGATCGGAGGCGACGATCCAACGCTTGGCCACCTGCTCGATGGGCAACGCGTCGGCGGCCTTCTCCATCTCGATCGGGTCGTCGATGGAATGCTTCTGCTCGGCCGTCAATGACAGCGGTGCCCAGAACCGGGTGTTCTCCAACGCCAGTTCGGGATCGGTGTCGTAGGAGATCTTGATCTCGATCATCCGGTCGACATCGTCGGGGTTCTTGCCGGCGGCTTCGGCGCCCTCGCGCATGGCCGGGATGAGCTTGTCCTTGTAGAGCTCTTCGCCCTTACCGGAGGTGCAGATGAACCCGTCGCCGGCGCGGCCGGCGTACTTGGCCACCTGCGGTCCGCCCGCGGCGATATAGATCGGGATCCCGCCCTCGGGAACGTCGTAGATCGACGCGCCCTTGGTCTTGTAGTACTCGCCGTCGAAGTCGACCCGGTCGCCCAGCCACAGCTCGCGCATCAGCCGCACCGATTCGCGCAGCCGCGCGTAACGCTCCTTGAACTCCGGCCACTCGCCCTCGTAGCCGGTGGCGATCTCGTTGAGCGCCTCACCGGTCCCGACACCGAGGAAGATCCGACCCGGGTACAGGCACCCCATGGTGGCGAACGCCTGGGCGATGACCGCCGGGTTGTACCGGAAGGTCGGGGTGAGCACCGAGGTGCCCAACTGCAGCCGCTGGGTGCGCTCGCCGACGGCGGTCATCCAGGCCAGTGAGAACGGGGCATGGCCGCCCTCGTGGCGCCACGGCTGGAAATGATCACTGACGGTCGCACTGTCCATCCCGTGTGCCTCGGCCGCCACGGCCAATTCGACGAGCTCGCGCGGGGCGAACTGTTCCGCCGACGCCTTGTATCCCAGTTTGAGTTCAGCCACGGTTCCTTTCTACTCCCCCTTATAGGCTCGTGATCATGGCC is part of the Mycobacterium adipatum genome and harbors:
- a CDS encoding phosphotransferase enzyme family protein codes for the protein MPGLPSDHESFARAALPAYGRAADTELRLLSLSENATYLVGGDEPFVLRVHRPDYHSRQAIESELAWMSALRHQTSVRTPELVTARSGEKVVTAAVGDRTLHVDAVSHIAGCTAEDATDIVGFADLGELAAQMHEHALAWPQPSGFTRFRWDVDTMVGPAGRWGDWRAAAGLTRTEQETIERALSVLAQRLDEFGTGPDRFGLVHADLRLANLMVDPNTPGSGITVIDFDDCGWSWHLADLGAVVSFIEDTPVAETIVEQWLRGYQNVRTLPGDHQALISTFVMLRRIQLTAWIASHADADAATTIGPEFVSGTAQLAQRYLTDASWMS
- the fabG gene encoding 3-oxoacyl-ACP reductase FabG, yielding MFDLVGRSVLVTGGSKGIGRGIASVFARAGANVAIAARSAGSLDEAVAEVDDLGDGTVIGVRVDVSDRGSCDEMAAAAVEAFGGLDVLCANAGIFPDAPLATMTPAQLDEIMGINVHGTFFAVQACLDALTASGTGRIVLTSSITGPITGYPGWSHYGATKAAQLGFMRTAAIELAPHGITVNAILPGNILTEGLLDNGEDYLASMARSIPAGALGTPEDIGHLAAFLATREAAYITGQAIAVDGGQVLPESLDAIIT
- a CDS encoding GntR family transcriptional regulator — encoded protein: MEETPGGAVAEDVRRRILSMLSSGALRPGSRLGTEREMAEQFAVSRATLRSALLPLSQAGVLERRTGRAGGTFIRADVVQRNAAERAGLPALLQDGGHTSHTKVLATDTRPATDAESTALSIPENAPVVVIRRLRYADGVPLSVDMSCFSADQVGDLLEQPLGGSLYELLRIRYGLVPAETDETIEVVSASPREAQWLGIAQRKPLLAITRVARCEAGRPFEYAYDLFRADRVRLTASSSTGITLACATVAPDPV
- the fgd gene encoding glucose-6-phosphate dehydrogenase (coenzyme-F420), which translates into the protein MAELKLGYKASAEQFAPRELVELAVAAEAHGMDSATVSDHFQPWRHEGGHAPFSLAWMTAVGERTQRLQLGTSVLTPTFRYNPAVIAQAFATMGCLYPGRIFLGVGTGEALNEIATGYEGEWPEFKERYARLRESVRLMRELWLGDRVDFDGEYYKTKGASIYDVPEGGIPIYIAAGGPQVAKYAGRAGDGFICTSGKGEELYKDKLIPAMREGAEAAGKNPDDVDRMIEIKISYDTDPELALENTRFWAPLSLTAEQKHSIDDPIEMEKAADALPIEQVAKRWIVASDPDEAVAKVKDYVDWGLNHLVFHAPGHDQRRFLELFKRDLEPRLRTLA